The nucleotide window CacaaaccaaccaaccaaccaccaacccacccccaccccaccccacccacccccacccacccccacccacccccccccaccaccccacccccacccccaccccaccccccccaccccacccccaccccccccccacccacccccaccccccaccccacccaccccccaccccccccaccccacccccccccaccccaccccacccccccccccaccccccccccacccacccccccccccccacccaccccccccccccccccacccccacccccacccccccccccccaccccccaccccaccccccaccccaccccccccccccccccccccccccaccaccccccccccccccccccccccccccccccccccccccccccccccccccccccccccccccccccacccccccccccccccccccccccccccccccaccccccccccaccccaccccccccccccccccccccccccccccccccacccacccccacccccccccccccccccccccccacccccccccccccccccacccccaccacccccccccacccccccccccaccccccccccccccccccccccccaccccaccccccccccccccaccccccccccccaccccccccccccccccccccccccccccccccccccccccccccccccccccccccccccccacccaccccccccccaccccaccccccccccccccccacccccaccccccccccccccccccaccccccccccccccccaccccccccccccccaccccccaccccccacccccacccccccccacccccacccccccccccccccccccccccccaccccaccccaccccccccccccacccccccccacccccccccaccccacccccccacccccccccccaccccacccccaccccaccacccaccccacccccacccacccccacccccacccaccccccccccccccaccccccaccccacccccaccccacccccacccacccccaccccacccccccccaCCCACCACCCCCACcaccccccaccccacccccacccccaccccaccaCCCCACCCacccaccccaccccacccccaccaccccccacccccaccccaccccacccccaccccacccccccacccacccacccccccacccccaccccccaccccccaccccaccccaccacccacccccccacccccccaccCCCACCACCCCCACCCACCCCCACCCACCCCCCACCCACCACCCCCACCCCCACCCACCCCACCCACCCCCCACCCACCCCCACCCACCACCCACCACCCCACCCCCCCCCACCcaccccccaccccacccccacccacccccacccccaccccaccaccccccaccacccccacccccaccccaccaccccaccccacccccaccccacccccccacCCACCCacacccccacccccaccccacccccacccccaccccccccacccccaccccacccccaccccacccaccaccccccacccaccccacccaccccacccccacccaccccaccacccccaccccaccccccacccccacccacccccacccccccacccacccccaccccccacccaccccacccaccccacccaccccaccccaccccaccccccaccccacccaccccccccccacccccacccacccccaccccccaccaccccacccccaccccccccacccaccccaccccacccacccaccccacccccaccccacccaccaccccccaccaccaccacccccaccaccccacccccaccacccccacccaccccccaccacccacccaccccacccacccccaccccacccccaccccccacaccccaccccaccccaccACCCCCACCCCCCACCACCCACCCACCCCACCACCCCACCCACCCCACCACCCACCCCCCACCCACCCCCACCACCCACCCCACCCCCACCACCCCACCACCCACCCCACCCCACCCACCCCCACCCACCCCACCCCCCACCCCACCCACCCCACCACCCCacccaccccacccccacccaccaccccacccaccccacccaccacccaccccacccccaccccaccccccacccacccacccccaccaccccccaccccccaccccccaccccacccccaccccaccccaccacccccaccccaccccccacccaccccacccaccccacccccacccaccccacccccacccccaccccccacCACCCCACCCACCACCCCACCCCCCACCACCCCCACCACACccaccacccacccacccccCCACCCACCACCCCCACCCACCACCCACACCCACCCCCACCACCCCCACCCACCACACCCCACCCACCACCACCCAACCACCCCCCCCCACCCCACCACCCCCACCACCCACCCACCCCACAcccaaccaccaccaccacccaccCCCACCACCCACCCCCACCCCCCACCCACCCCACACCCACAACCCCcacccacccccaccccacccccacccaccccacccaccccaccccacccaccccacccccacccacCCCACCCACCCCACCCACCCCCACCCACCCCACCAACACCCCCACCCACCCACCCACCCACAACCAACCCCCACCCACCCAACCACACCCCACCCACCCCACCCAACCCCACCACCCCACccacccccacccccaccccaaCCACACCCACCCACCCAACCCACACCAACCCCACCACCACCAACCACACCACACCCCACCACACCCAACCAACCCAACCCAACCCAacccaccaaccaaccaaccaaaccaaccaaccaacccacCACCCACCCAACCCAACCAACCACACCCACCCAACCCAACCCCACCACCCCAACCAACCCCACCAACCCAACCAAACCCAACCAAACCCAACCAAATCCAACCAATCCAACCAAaccaaccaaatccaaaccaatccaaccaaatccatccaaatccaatccaaaccaaccaaatccaaaccaaaccaccaaaccaaaccaaccaccaaccaaccaacccatCCAATCCAACCATCCAATCCAATccaccaatccaatccaaatccaaccaaatccaaccaaatccaaccaatccaatccaatccaaatccaatccaaatccaatccaatccaatccaaatccaatccaaaaccaatccaaatccaatccaaacccatccaaatccaatccaaatccaatccaaatccaatccaatccaatccaaatccaatccaatccaatccaatccatccaaatccaatccaaatccaatccaaatccaatccaaatccaatccaaatccaatccaatccaatccaaatccaatccaaatccatccaaatccaaaccaaatccaatccaaatccaatccaaatcaatccaaatccaatccaaatccaatccaaatccaacaatccaatccaaatccaatccaaatccaatccaaatccaatccaaatccaatccaatccaatccaaatccaatccaaatccatccaaatccaatccaaatccaatcaaatccatccaaatccaatccaatccaatccaaatccaatccaaatccaatccaaatccaatccaaatccatcaatccaatccaaatccaatccaaatccaatccaaatccaatccaaatcaatccaaccaatccaaatccaatccaaatccaatccaaatccaatccaaatcaatccaaatccaatccaaatccaatccaaatccaatccaaatccaatccaaatccaatccaaatccaatccaaatccaatccaaatccaaatccaatccaaatccaatccaaatccaatccaaatccaatccaaatccaatccaaatcaatccaaatccaatccaaatccaatccaaatccaatccaaatccaaatccaaatccaatccaaatccaatccaaatcaaatccaaatcaatccaaatccaatccaaatccaatccaaatccaatctaaatccaatccaaatccaatccaaatccattaaatccaatccaaatccaatccaaatccaatccaaatccaatccaaatccaatccaaatccaatccaaatccaatccaaatccaatccaaatccaatccaaatccaatccaaatccaatccaaatccaatccaaatccaatccaaatccaatccaaatccaatccaaatccaatccaaatccaatccaaatccaatccaaatccaatccaaatccaatccaatccaatccaatccaaatccaatccaaatccaatccaaatccaatccaaatcaatccaaatccaatccaaatccaatccaaatccaatccaaatcaatccaaatccaatccaaatccaatccaaatccaatccaaatccaatccaaatccaatccaaatccaatccaaatccaatccaaatccaatccaaatccaatccaaatccaatccaaatccaaatccaatccaaatccaatccaaatcaaatccaatcaatccaaatccaatccaaatccaatccaaatccaatccaaatccaatctaaatccaatccaaatccaatccaaatccaatccaaatccaatccaaatccaatccaaatccaatccaaatccaatccaaatccaatccaaatgcatcaTTTTGGTAAAAAATTGTCTGCAGAGTGTTTTCTGTGCTTCCAACACTCTGTTATTTTAAGAGGTAGGTTATGCAGCATAACCAAAAACTGATAACCATACAAGTAAACTTTTTTTTCGGAATGTACAGCGAACAACCATAATGAATCACTTAGCACAACTATCTACCGAACAATAACATGTACCTGGGTGGGTAATCGCTTACTCACTCGCTTGGAAAACCTGTAAATTTCGTTACACAGCTCGTAAAATTCAGTTTTGAGCAAACTGAACTTTTTCGACAAGTGGAGGCATCCCCCGCAAAGCTAACTAATGAAATCCCACAAAAGAGGATGTGTTGTAAAATGTTGTGCTAATGCGGTTCAAATTGTCCCCTGTGCTGGGGAATTACATCGCCCTAGAAGTACGACAACCGGTGGTGGTACCAACTACATACCGGGGAGTCAAAAAGGTAGATTACCAGAGATTTTAATATCAATTTATAGGAAAAGTTTCTCTTTGTACCGATTGCATTGTCGAGTGCGACTCGCTTAGATAATTGAAATATACATACGAAACTTTCACCACTGACTGTTCGTTTGATGAAATTGTGGACCACTTCAGGAGTAAAATTTCATGGATTAGATCTACTTCGGCAGCTTCGAGAGGGGTTAGGGTAATAATTGAATTCTGATGTCCTTCTGGCTGAACGTGCCGGAACGGACGCGGCATAAGTGGAGAGTTTTGGAAACAAAAAAATTGATCGATTTCAGTTCAACAAGGGTGCTCTCTAGAGCACGTGCTTTTGTCCATCCCATCGAAGTACTGCATGCACTGTGATGGCGGAACAATGCCGTGACTAGACTGTCTAGACAAACATAGCCATCGATTTCGCGGGATGAATTTCGGCAATGCAGAGATTTAATTCCGATTTAGTTTGCCAAAATATAATTCGGAAAATCTTCGGATTCCTGTTTGCCAGCATTGCATTGTTTGCCACGGGTTGGATCAATTTTCCACCGAGGGGTGCCACATAACGAGTTTGGATCAATGCAGGCGTGTAGGATTTCGGTATGCTGCTGTGGAATGTGAGATGAAATGTGATTAGCAGCAAAATTTATGGATGTTATGTTCTAGCCGTATGAATAGATGCCTTGTTGGTGCGAACACTAAGTGTATATACGAGAAAGTTTTAAATATGTTGTTAGAAAGTGGTAGTTTTTAGAAAAACAACTATATCACAAAAATGTACTATAccagggcccgtggcgcagtggtcgaACGTTCGCTTTattagcggatggtcatgggtgcaaactcgttgcaaaactcgatttttttcaaaactcgaTACATAAATAACAATTTTTAAACTGCTACTCATTTTCTCCTGCGCTCCGCTTTCTTACAAGAAATTTCTATTACTATCGTTGACACCTTGCCAAAATATAAAGACGATCCATTGTAAAAAGTTTTGGTTGTTGttgcgattctataacattccccagaaaaccattccccagaaaagttTAGTAAGGCAAAAGAAGGGTTCATTACTAGAAAGATTGATTATAGACAtgggttcattattttacttgaaaatttttatagtgaAACGCTAAACACACTTGTAATGTATCCTTCTTttaaatgtacaggggatagacaaaatgatcggaacaggcaaaattttcacttttcacaaaatgttcaactagctgtaacttttcgaaaagtgcatcaaatattttgaaatttttactttaagttcatcaactagttgtgtatcagtggttcaaatttggaaaagatcgggccattctccacaaagtcataaagattcttgaaaaaagtaaAAGTATCCGATatccaaatttgagctgttatatctccggattcaatgaaccgattgaaatgaaattttgatcatttatgacttatataatgaactctggaaaacatttgacttaacttgaaatttttaagaagagacaaaattatagtgattttaattttttcacgattttttagtaaattggtttatttttaatatgcattctattactttttcaatttattggtggctatgttgttactttctttcaaaacacatttatatattagttaattagagggaaattaaatgaactataatttgcattttgaattttgaaacgatgttgatattttggataatttggtgttttattagaaaaataatctaatcgttataattttcttccgtgttaagaatattaagttaagtcaatggttcttcatagctcattatctaagttataaatggtcaaaatttcattgcattcgattcattgaattcaatgttggctattggataattttacctttttcaagaatctttataacttcgtggagaatggcccgatcttttttaaatctgaaccactgatacacaactagttgatgaacctacagtaaaaatttgagaatatttgatgcacttttcgaaaagttacacctagttgtaaactttttgaaaagtaaaaattttgcctgtcccgatcattttgtctatcccctgtattactAAAAGCAAAGTTATGTctaaatgtttgttttttttttgcaaaggagCGCAAAATAAAGAAGGGTAATTTCAGTTGTGGTTTTGGCTCAAGATATTATTTTGCATTATGCGCAATACAATTCTTGTTCGTAGAACTAAACTTGGAAACAAGTTTGAATGCAAACCTGAAAGCTCGCAGATTGACATTCTATTATTTGCTATAAATCATTAATTCTCAACAGATTCAACCAGAAGTGAACACGTGTTATATATTTTCAGTAAAGCTAAACGAGTTGGAAATGGAGAACATATTAAACACGATGTGCAAAATCTACAGAGAAAATATTTTTTCTGCAGATATTTTATTCAGTGTACAAGATGTTTGTTGGCCAGTTTATTTATGGCTGACATATATTAAAAAATAATGGTGTTGAAAACTTTAAATTATTCGGAGAGAATAAAGCTGACCACATTTTTCTACGTCAATGGCTGGAGGGATGCATCGCAATGTCTGCAACTGATTATTCGGCTAAAGGTCGTTTCGTTTAGACGGTATGAAGGAGAACTATCACGATTATTCCACTACTACGGAACAGAAAacgtacaaaaaaattttttttccttctgcgTATCACATAACTGTTATGAATATCTTGATGGCACACTAAGAAATAAAGCGTAATTTACTATACGTGTTGTGTATTCTATTATATTGAAGAAGTTATAAGACTTTCAATCGGAAATCTTTTATTTCACTGGTTAtcgaaaatcgttttttttttcggtcttCAGGTAGGCAATCTAAGTATCCGCCGAATGCGATGTGTCCCTCCTCTTTGAAGACTACCAGTTTGATGCTAATAACTATAAATGTATAACTTAAAAAAGAGTCAATGTTTAAAAAAGGGAGAATATTCgatgaaaatgtaagcagtttgATGCCAATAAAGAACgccctatgtttaaaagaagaaaaaatatcctatGAAAATATTAGTAGCTTAATGCCAATGGCTATTCTAACAGTGTAACTATAAAAAACAGACTGTTTAAAAAAAGGGAAAATATTTGATGAATATATAGGCAGGTTGATGCCGATAACTATTTGAAAAGTTAacacgaaagaacagcctatataatAAGAAGGAGAAATTTACTACTTGTGAAAATTTCCTTCAATGCAAAAAGTACGGCACGCTTATGTATTATGCAACAAATAATTTTGCTATTTCCTTTGAATTTCTATTTTTTAAATTATCTGTTATTCTATGTACAACACAAATGATAGAATCACAAATGTATGTAAAAAAACTGTTTTACAATTGTGAAAGATGAAATTCATAtaaagaaggcaaaatacatCATTGTGAATTTTATTCTGCTTTATATGTGAAATCTAACTGCACCGTTTTGAATCATGAGTGTTTCGATGAGGTAAAGTAACGAGATCTTTTATTAATAATTTTGAGATGAACAAAACTCATGCTCAGTAAAAATGTTGTTCAATACAATATTAAAAAAGCCTATTTTCGGAAGTATCGTCTTCAAAAGTATATTTCCCTTCTTTTATACGCAAGCGTTTCTTTCATTGCTATGCAAGTTTCTCTTTGAGAGATTTTCATACTGATATGTACATACTGATTGtattcagaaaaataaaaaattcccCTGAAATGTGTTCGCAGACAGAGTGACATTAGGCATTTTTGGCAGTATTGTTCTTTGTTATGAggagtttttgtcggccaaattaccTATAATCCAATTTGATATAAAAAGTATTAAAGCAAACTTTATGATCAACAAGTTTAAGAAACCACCACATAACAAAGAGAGCAATGTTGCCGAGAATAGAAGAAATTCCCCTATTTATAGTTGAAAGCtcctaaatgtaaaacaaataaattatttgcATTAGTATTTTTTCAATGCAAATTGTAAGAAGCTTTATCACGAAACATCTGGAAAGAATCCATTTCCACTATAAAAAATATCTCATCGTATGGAAAATAGGCAGCCTTGCCTTTTTGGTTTCGAGGAAGAACAAGGTGAGGACAACGAGGGCGTcgaaattttaaaatgtggtcCGAAAAGTTTTAAACTTTTACATAAAGGTTTTCAACCTCAAATGGCAACAGaaatatttaatttaaatttaaaattttaatttcaggTTGACAATAAGATCTATTTGCAGTGCGCTCTACGAAGAGAGCAGGACAAAGGCAGCAAATGTCCAGGACGAGCAAGGACGAATGTAGCCGCCAATGGGAAACATCATCTACAATCAGCCAGCGAGCACAACCATAAACCAGACCTGTTGGACACTGATACAACACGGTACCGTACAGCGTTGAAGCGAAAGGCAAGAGAGGGAACAGACAAGCCGGAA belongs to Aedes albopictus strain Foshan unplaced genomic scaffold, AalbF5 HiC_scaffold_766, whole genome shotgun sequence and includes:
- the LOC134284774 gene encoding uncharacterized protein LOC134284774 is translated as TPPPPTPPHPPPHPPPTHPPPPTHPPPPPTPTPTPPPPPPTPPPTPPPPPPPPPTTPPPPPPPPPPPPPPPPPPPPPHPPPPPPPPPPTPPPPHPPPPPPPPPPHPPPPPPPPPPPPPPPPPPPPPPPTPPPPPTHPPPPPPTPHP